A window of Indicator indicator isolate 239-I01 chromosome 25, UM_Iind_1.1, whole genome shotgun sequence contains these coding sequences:
- the CCNI gene encoding cyclin-I, translating into MKFAGPLESQRLSLLLEMAISREAQMWKAHVPKIQPNQDVAISPKQRDEVIQWLAKLKYQFHLYPETLALAISLLDRFLATVKARPKYLNCIAISCFFLAAKTIEEDERIPVLKVLARDSFCGCSPAEIRRMEKIILDKLNWDLHMATPLDFLHIFHAVAVSNRPQLLTILPKLSPSQHVAALTKQLLHCMACYQLLQFKGSMLALAIISLELEKLLPDWLALIIELLQKAQMDSSQLIHCRELVAHHLSTLHSPLLPNPVYVYSPLQHTLVTCNRGAFKQQPSSVPGPGFSKDNGRPEAPVAGTAALYPRLPASSGCKQASAKRKVEEMEVDDFYDGIKRLYNEEVAPEAVALESMASVCGADVSRQEGSVSPCPPLQPVSVM; encoded by the exons ATGAAGTTTGCAGGACCCCTGGAGAGCCAGAGGTTGTCTCTCCTTCTGGAGATGGCAATCTCTAGGGAAGCTCAGATGTGGAAAGCACATGTGCCGAAAATTCAGCCCAATCAG GATGTAGCCATTTCTCCAAAGCAGAGGGATGAGGTCATCCAGTGGCTGGCCAAGCTCAAATACCAGTTCCACCTTTATCCAGAAACGCTGGCCCTGGCCATCAGCCTTTTGGACAGGTTTTTAGCAACAGTGAAG GCTCGTCCAAAGTACTTGAACTGTATCGCAATCAGCTGCTTCTTCCTCGCTGCAAAGACCATTGAGGAAGATGAG AGGATTCCAGTACTGAAGGTGTTGGCTCGGGACAGCTTTTGTGGTTGTTCTCCAGCTGAAATCCGCAGAATGGAGAAGATTATCCTGGATAAACTGAACTGGGATCTTCACATGGCAACGCCATTGGATTTCCTTCATATT TTCCACGCGGTTGCGGTGTCCAACAGGCCTCAGCTGCTGACCATCCTGCCCAAGCTGAGCCCCTCCCAGCACGTGGCAGCGCTcaccaagcagctgctgcactgcatGGCCTGTTaccagctgctgcagttcaAGGGCTCCATGCTGGCACTGGCCATCATCAGCCtggagctggagaagctgctgcccGACTGGCTGGCTCTCATCATCGAGCTGCTCCAGAAGGCACAG ATGGATAGTTCGCAGCTGATCCACTGCCGGGAGCTGGTGGCACATCACCTTTCCACTCTGcactctcctctgctgcccaaTCCTGTATATGTCTACAGTCCCCTCCAGCACACCCTGGTGACCTGTAACAGAGGAGCATTCAAACAGCAGCCCTCCTCTGTCCCAGGGCCAGGTTTCTCCAAGGACAACGGCAGGCCAGAAGCACCAGTCGCAGGTACAGCCGCGCTCTACCCGCGTCTGCCAGCCTCCAGTGGCTGCAAGCAAGCCTCTGCCAAGCGGAAGGTGGAGGAGATGGAAGTGGATGACTTCTACGATGGCATCAAGCGTCTGTACAACGAGGAGGTGGCTCCAGAGGCAGTGGCTCTCGAAAGCATGGCCTCTGTCTGTGGCGCCGATGTCTCGAGGCAGGAGGGCAGCGTgtccccctgcccacccctccaGCCGGTGTCTGTCATGTAG